GCGGTCCTGCGACGACTGGCTCCCCGCGCAAGGATCACCGTCGGCGTGGAACGCGTCGAGATGGCGCTCGCGCATCTCGAGGGCGACTCGCGCCGCGGCCGCAGCGATCAGCCGCATGCGCCGCTGTTGGCCGGCTTGCCCCCGCTGGCCGCGGAGGGCGCGATCAGGATCCTCGAGTTCAGCGCCCGCCGCCCGTTTCATCCGGAGCGTTTGCACGCCGCGGTGGACACACTGCTTGACGGTGTGATCCGCGCCCGCGGACGCCTCTGGCTGGCCAACCGCGGCGATCAGGTGATGTGGCTGGAGTCGGCCGGCGGTGGGCTGCGGGTCGCGTCGGCGGGAAAGTGGTTGGCGGCCATGACCTCGTCGGAGGTCGCGTACGTCGACCCGGACCGGCGCGCCTTCGCGGATCTGATGTGGGAGCACCGATTCGGCGACCGGCACACGTCGATGACGATCCTGGCCTGCGGTGCCGACCCGTCCGTGATCGCCGAGGCGCTGAAGGGTGCGCTACTCACCGACGACGAACTGGCACAACCGGACTCGTGGAGCGGCTACGACGATCCGTTCGGTGACTGGCATCAGGACCCTTGTTACGAAATGCCCGATTTGGCAGGCGAATTCTCGGCTCACCGTCAAGGCAAAGGAGAACCTGAATGAAGCCCGGCATTCATCCCGACTATCGGCCGGTGGTGTTCCAGGACGCCAACACCGGCGCGCGGTTCCTCACCCGTTCGACGATCACCAGCTCACGCACGATCGAGTGGGATACCCCGACCGGTGTGCAGACTTACCCGCTGGTGGTGGTCGAGGTCTCCAGCGACTCGCACCCGTTCTGGACGGGCGCCAAGCGGACCCTCGACACCGAGGGCCGGGTCGAGAAGTTCTACCAGCGTTACGGCCGCCGCTAGTCGCGAATCATGCCCTTGGTGCGCATCACGAAATCCGCCAGGAAACCGTCGTGCGGGATTTCCGGTGCGGTGTAATGCGTCGGATGCCGCCCGCCGTAGACGTTGGCGATCGTCGGCTCGGTCAGCAGATCCTCGACCAGGTCGTCGTCACCGGTGATCGCACTGACCACCAGCGAATGTCGCAGTGGCACAATCCCGTCGGCGCGCGACCACGGCGCTACCCACACGCATGGAAACGGCAACTCGACGTTCAGTCTGGAGACGTCCGGCTGCCCCAGCAGATGCACCGCGGGACGCAGCGCCGCGTAGCCGTCACCGAGCGGGTCGACGACCTGATCGGCGCCCAGCAATGCTTTGGTGCCCGCGGCCACCGCGGTGAGGCCGCTCGCCAAACCCGTTGCGGCGTCGACGGTCTGGACCGGTAAGAGGTCGCGATCGATCGTCGACAAGCGTTCGGCGATCGCCTCGGCCAGCGGGGCAGGATCGCCTTCGTAGAGCACCGCGGTGGCGTTGACGCAGGCCAACCCGCCTAGGTCGGCGATCGAATCGACGATCACGTCGAGGTAATCGTGCCAATCCTGGTCGGCGGTGATCAGGATCTTCGCCCGACCCGGCCCGTTGACGAACACCGTCGCGTCGCCGGCGTACTTGTCAACCACGTCCTGTCCGCCGTAGACCATTGCGAGGTCGGCCGACCTGATGATTTCGTCGGCGCCGCGATGGTCGGTGGGCAAATAGACAGCATCGTGCGCCCGAAATCCGCTGTGCCGCAACGCATGGACGAGGCGGTGCGCGGTGAGCGGTTCACGCCGCGACGGGCGCACCGCGACCCGGTAGCCCAGCGCCAGCGCCTGCGGCCAGAGCCCGTGCACGCCCGGGCCGTTACCGGAGGCGAGTACGGCGAAAACGTTTCCCCGTCGGGCCCAGACCGCGCCACCTGAGCGGACGTCCCGCCATTCCAGCGTGGCACCCGACGGCCGGGCCGGTTCCAGCGCCGCGAACGCGGACGCCACGCCCTCGGCGACGCTTCGCGCGGCGGCAGCGGTGACTGATATCGGCACGCCCGAAATGCGGCTGGCCGCAACGGTATAAGCGTCGAAGTCGAGTCCGGCGATCACGCCGTTGGTGAACACGTCGGCGGCCTTGACCAGCGCGGCCTGGCGCTCATGGGCCGGCAGAGGGCGGGCTTTGCGCTGAGCCGTGATCGCGCGCGCCACATACAGCGGCGGCGCGAGAGCGAGCTCCGCGATCGTGACTCCGTCGGTGGTGATGACTGACTCGCGGCCGCGGGTGCGGTATTCGCCGTCCGGCCCGAGCGCGTCGATCGCAATCAGATCGCCGGTATCACCCGCCATGTCAGTAAACGCCTTCGATCACGGGCTCACCTTCGAAGGCGGCGACGGGGCGGACCTCGCTGAGCGAATCGCCGATCTGCCCGTCGAGTCCAGGCAGCCGGATGGCGCTGTCGCGTTCCAGATTGTTCGGCAAGAACATGCCCTTGCTGACATGGTTCATGATCACCTGCCCGCGTTGGCCGTAGGGCACCTGCTCACCGGTATCCGGGTCGACAACCGAGAACGTCGCGTAGGGGCTGCGCGGATGGAACACGAACGGCCCGTTGCCGTCGACGCGACGGGTGATGGCCTGCGACAGGATCATCGTGCTGCCGAACGCCATCGTGATCGTGGTGTCAGGGAAGATGCTGGCGAGCAAGTCGAGCGTGTCGACGTCGACGTGCGCACCGCTGAGCAGGATGAAACCGATCTTCTCGTTCAGCAGGTTGACGACGTCGTCGTTGCGGGCCATCGCCTCGAGCAGCGGCGGGGTGGTGTGCAGGTTGCCGACCCGCTGGGTGGTCAGCACGTGCACGGCCTGTTCGACGAGATGGTCGACGTAACCGTCCATCTCGCTGCCGGCGTTGCGGGCCACCAGCTTCTTGACCCAGCGCGGATCCAAGTCGATCCCATGGAATACCGACCCGAGTCGTTCGGAGACCAGCCGGGAGAAAAAGCCGACGCCGTGGGGGCCGCTCGGCATCATGCACAGGAAGTCCTGACCGCGCAGGAATCCGCCGTCGGCGAAGTCCTCGGTCTGCCACTGGACTACCTGTGCGCACCAATCCGGCAGTTGGACAGTCCGTTTGGGCGCACCGGTAGTTCCACCGGACTCGAAAATCTGCGGCACAGGAGGGGGCGACCCATACCCGCGGGGAATGAGGTCCGCCACCGGCTCGGTGCGCAACTCGCTCAACAGATTCGGGAACAGCCGCAGATCGGCGAAGGTGTTGACGTCGGTGAGCGGGTCGAAATCGAAGCTGCGGGCCGCGCGCAGCCAGAAAACACTCCCGGTCTGCTCGCCGAAATGCCAGGCTACGGCGGCGCGCAGGTAGGCCTCCGGCTCGTCAACCGGGTGCGGTCGCGGCACGTCGAGCAGCGAGAAGTCGGTGTCGGCCATGCCGTCGATCATGGCGCAGTCTCGCTCGACCGGGCAATCGCCATCCCGTCAATCCGCCTCGCTGCGAACGGTTTTAGCGTGCAATTAACCGGTAGGTCAGTGCCGGTACGGCTGCCAGCCATCTTCCGGTTGGGCGAGCCGGTCGGCGATCACCGACAAAGTCTGCACGTTGTGTCCGTAGCCCAGGTGGCTGCTGCGCACCTCGATGTTTTCGGTCTGCGGAGCCGGCACACTCGTGCAGCACTGCCACGCCACGATTCCGTCGGACTTGCTGTAGATACAGGTCGTCGGTACCGACAGCGGTCGCGCGCGCCGGTCGAGAGCCCGCTGGGAGACCGATTCGGTGGCCCCGGACCCGCGGTTGAGCAACCGCCATACCCGCCAGGCCGTGCTGGCTTCGTGGTTGCCGCGAAACGGTGAGCCCAGCGTGATCACCGACCGGACGTCGTCGGGAAGCCCACGGGCCAGTTCTCGGGCGTAGATCCCGCCGGCGCTCCAGCCGACAAGGCTGACCCGACGCCCGTCGTTGCGCTCCCGAATGTGATGCAGGCGCGCGGGCAGTGACTCCTTCATGCTGGCGCGGTAACCCAGGTTGGTGCCCAGGCCCCAGTCGTAGACCCGATAATCCCAGCGGCGCAACACATTACGCAGAAAATCGGTCGACAGCGGGCCTGCCAGGAATCCGGGCAGCACCAGCACCGGGTGCCCGTCTCCGTGCTGCCAGCTCGCAATGCGCCGCATGGCCAGGCGCGCCGACGCGTACTCCAGACCGGTGCGCCACTCGAGGGTCCGGAGCAGGTGTCCCGGCGGCGCCGCGTTGGCGGCGTCGGGCACCTGCGTCGACTGCGAGGCGACCGACTCAGGAGTAGAAGCCATCCAGGGTTTCCTTGTTCTGCTCCGCCACCACACCGCGTTTCACCTTGAGTGACGGCGTCAGCTGGCCTCCGTCGACGGAGAGGTCGTGGTCGAGCACCGCCCACTTCTTGATCGTCTCCCACCGGTTGAGGCTCGCGTTGAGCTTCTTGACGTGTTCTTCGATCATGTCGTGCACTGCGTCGGACTTGGTGAGCTCTTCGTACGACTTGTCTTCCAGCCCATGGTCTTTCGCCCAGCCGCTGATGGAGTCCTCGTCAAGGGTGACCAGCGCGGCGGCGAAGTTCTTGCCCTCACCGAACACCATGAACTGGCTGGCATACGGGCACAGCGTCGCGAATTTCGCCTCGATTGCCGGCGGTGCGACGTATTTGCCGTTGGACAGCTTGAACAGCTCCTTGATCCGCCCGGTGATTGACAGGAAGCCGTCGTCGTCCAGCTTGCCTTGGTCGCCGGTGGACAGCCAGCCGTCCTTCAGTGTGTCGGCGGTGGCCTCGTCGAGGTGGTGATAGCCGGCCATCACGCAGTCGCTGCGGAACTGCACCTCGCCGGCGTCGCTGATGCGAACTTCGGTGCCCTCGAAGGGCAAGCCCACGGTGCCGAGCTTGTAGTTGTCGGGCCGGTTGATAAAGCCCGCGCCGGACGACTCGGTGAGCCCGTAACCCTCGAGCACCAGCACGCCGGCTGCCTCGAACCATTCGGCCACGTCGCGGTTCAGCGGCGCGGAGCCGGAGATGAAGAACCGGATACGACCGCCGAACACGTCGCGGATCTTGGCGAACACCAGGCCGTCGAACAGCTTCTGCTGCAACACCAGATGAGGCCAGACGAACTTGCCTTCGCGGCGCCGGCGGGCCACCTCTTTGCCCACCGCGAACGCCCACCCGAACAGCACGGCCTTGGCGCCCTTTTGCTGGGTGATGATCTTGTTGTAGGCCTTCTCGAAGATGCGCGGCGCGGCGCCCATGAAGGTCGGCTTGACGACCCCGCAGTTCTCCACGATCTTGTCGACGCGACCGTCGATCGCGGTGGCGAAACCACACGCCACCTGGGTGGCGATCAGCACCTTGCCGAAGGCGTGCGCCAGCGGCAGCCACAGCAGCTGAAGATCGTTCTCGTCCAGCAGGCCCATACCGGAGATCACGTCGCCGGTGTAAACCCACGACTTGTGCGGTAGCCGAACACCTTTCGGCTTGCCGGTGGTCCCCGACGTGTAGATCAACGTCGCAAGCTGCTCGGGCTTGATCTCGTCGGCGACCTTCTGCAGGCAGTCAGCATGCTCGGCAAGGTATTTCGCGCCCTGGTCGGCCAGATCGTCGAGGGTGATCACCCAGTCGTCGTCGGAGGTCCCGTCGATCAGGACGACCTTGGTCAGGTTGGACAGTTCGCTTCGCCGCTCGGTCAGCTTGTCGAGCTGGGTGTCGTCTTCGGCGAACACGACCTTGGATCCGGAGTCGGCCAAGATGTACCCGGTGTCCTCGGCGTTGGTGCTCGGGTAGACCGTGGTCGTGGCGGCGCCGGCGCACAGGATCGCCAGGTCGGCGAGGATCCACTCCAGCCGGGTGGCCGAGGCGATGCCGACCCGGTCCTCGGGCTCGATGCCGAGCGAGAGCAGGCCCGCGGCCAGCGCTTCGACTCGCTCGGCGGCCTGCTGCCAGGTGACCGACGTCCAGTCGCCGTTCTCGGGGAAGCGAAACGCCTCGCGGTCTCGCGACTTGTCGACGCGCTGCCAAAACAGCTGCGCGAGGTTGTTCGCCTGGTTAGCACTTTTCTCGGCCATCGGACTTCCCTTTACCTGTCGCCAACACTTCTGCGTGTTGATCTTGCTGGGAGTGCCCACCGTTGTCTGGACAAAACGCGAATTCGCTACCTGTCTAGGCGTCGGCGGTGGCCTCCGCCAGTTCAGGCTGGACCATTCCAGCGGTTTTCGCCAGGAAGTTGGGCGCCAGCACCGACAGCGCCGTGGCGCCCGCGGTTGCTCCGGCGACGCCTGTCCAGGCAACCGGCCCCAGCGGGGTGCAACCGAAGAAGTGGCTCACGACCGGTGTCTGCACGATGGCGACCAGCACCGCCGAACTGCCCAGCGCCGTCGCCACCACCAGCGGGCTGTGGCGGCGGGTGAGCAGCGTCTGGGCCAGTTGAGTGGTGACCAGCGCGGTCAATCCCATTGTCGAGGTTCGCCTTTGGGTGCCCGGCGTCCAGCGTCCGATGGCCCAGGCCGAGGTGGCGCCGACGGCGGTAACGGCACCGCGGGTGATGATCTGGCGCATCAGCGGAACGTCCAGCGACGGCGTCGGTCCGGTCAGCACCGACCGCTGATAGGCGCGCCGGGCTTCGACGGCCTCTTCTTCGGTCTCGTACTCGTCGGCGTCGGGCTCTTCGAATTGCGGAGTGACGGCCACGGCCAGCGCCGGGAACATGTCGGTCAGCAAGTTCACCAGCAGCAGCTGCCGGGTGCCGACCGGGGCCCGGCCGTTACCGAGAGCGGTCCCGATGATGGTGAACAGCACCTCGCCGACGTTGCCGCCGACCAAAATCGTCACCGCGTCCCGCACGCCGGCCCACATGCCGCGGCCCTCGACCAGGGTGTCCAGCAGGACGGTCAGATCGTCGTCGGTCAGCACGATGTCGGCGGCGCCGCGGGCGGCCGACGAACCGCGGCCGCTGACCCCGATACCCACATCGGCCATCCGGATCGCGGCGGCATCGTTGGCCCCGTCACCGACCATCGCGGTCACCCGTCCACTGCGTTGCAACGCCGCGACAATCTGTACCTTTTGCTCCGGGCTGACTCGGGCGAACACCTGCACGTCGGCGACGAGTTTCGCGGCGGCATCCTCGTCGAGGCCGTTGAGTTCGGCGCCGGTGATCACCCGGGCGTCGGCCGGCAAACCGAGCTGACGGGCGATAGCGCGGGCCGTCACCGGGTGGTCGCCGGTGATCAGCACCACGTCGCGGTCCGCGTCGACCAGGGCCTCGATCAGGGGCCGCGCGGACGGGCGCGCGGTGTCCGCCAGACCGACGTAGCCGATCAATTCGAGGCCCTGGGCCGCCACGTCGACCGTGTCGGCATCGGTAGCGTCGTCGTCGGTTGCGCGGTCCCAGCTGCGCTTCGCCACTGCGAGCACCCGCAAGCCCTGCTCGGCGAGGGTGTGCACCAGCGCTTCCGCATGGTCGAGGTCGGACTGCGGATCGGCGAACGTGCAGCGCGGCAAGACGACTTCCGGGGCTCCCTTCAGCATCAGCACGGGCTGCTTCGGGTCGCCATCCACTGTGCCGATCGAGGCCGCGAAGCCGCGGCTCGACTCGAACGGGACCTCGGCGAGCAGATCCCATTCGGGATCGGTGCTACCGGCATACGATTCGGCGGCCTTGAGGATCGCCTCGTCGGTCGCGTGCGCATGGCCCTGCGCCTCATGCGGCTGCGAGGATGCACGCGCGGCCGCCCGCAGCACCCGGGTGGCCTCCGGGTCGGCCACCCCGGGGAACGGCCCCTGCGGGCTGGTCGCGGCCGGCACCGACAGCACCAGGCGCAGGCGGTTCTCAGTGAGCGTGCCGGTCTTGTCGAAGCAGACGGTGTCGACGCGGCCCAGCGCCTCGATGGTCCGGGGGGCGCGGACCAGCACGCCGCGCGTCGACAGCCGCTGCGCGGCGGCCAGCTGCGACAGCGTCGCCACCAACGGCAGACCCTCCGGCACGGCGGCCACCGCGATCGCGACCCCGTCGGCCACCGCCTGCCGCAGCGTGGCCCGTCGCAGCAGCGCCAAACCCGACACCGCGGCGCCGCCGGCCAGGGTCAGCGGCAACACCTTGGCGGTCAACTCCCGCAGCCGGGCCTGCACGCCGGCCGAGGACTCGACGTCGATGACCGCGGAGATCGCCCGGTGCGCGGCGGTGCCCACACCGGTGGCCACCACGATCGCCCGGGCATGCCCCGCCACGATCGTGCTGCCCTCGAACAGCATGCTGGCCCGCTCGGTGTCGGCAGCCGCGACCGGATCGACCTGCTTGTCGACCGGCACCGATTCACCGGTCAGCAGTGACTCGTCGACCTCGAGGTCCTCGGCCACCAGCAAGCGGGCGTCGGCGGGCACCACGTCGGGCGCGGCCAAGTCGATGACGTCGCCGGGTCGCAGCGCCGAGGCGTTGACGGTGACCAGGCGTTCAGCGCTGCGGGCTGCCTCCAGTCGGCGTCGCGCCGTCGCCACGGTCGGGATGACGACGCGGCGGGCGAACTGTTCCTGCTCGGCGAACAACTCGGCGGCGGCCGCCTCGGCGCGTAGCCGCTGCGATCCGCCGATCAGCGCGTTCACCGCCATGACGCCGCCGACCAACAGCGCGTCGACGTTACTGCCCAAGATCGCCGAGGCGGCGGCGCCCACGGCCAGGATCGG
This genomic stretch from Mycobacterium paraterrae harbors:
- the mrf gene encoding ribosome hibernation factor-recruiting GTPase MRF, yielding MRTPVVLVVGQDGTDAAAGALLRRPGTVVVEHRFDGQVVRRTIARLRDGDLVITEEPLELAHGCVACTIRNDLLVLLRKMHRRDDVERIVVQLAPWLEPEPICWAINHTRVRVGPGFFDGPAARDVVIAGVVTCVDAVDWLGQALGDDGLSDGRTVAQVVVGQAEFADLLVVNHPDPSTLAVLRRLAPRARITVGVERVEMALAHLEGDSRRGRSDQPHAPLLAGLPPLAAEGAIRILEFSARRPFHPERLHAAVDTLLDGVIRARGRLWLANRGDQVMWLESAGGGLRVASAGKWLAAMTSSEVAYVDPDRRAFADLMWEHRFGDRHTSMTILACGADPSVIAEALKGALLTDDELAQPDSWSGYDDPFGDWHQDPCYEMPDLAGEFSAHRQGKGEPE
- a CDS encoding type B 50S ribosomal protein L31, which codes for MKPGIHPDYRPVVFQDANTGARFLTRSTITSSRTIEWDTPTGVQTYPLVVVEVSSDSHPFWTGAKRTLDTEGRVEKFYQRYGRR
- a CDS encoding aldehyde dehydrogenase family protein; this encodes MIAIDALGPDGEYRTRGRESVITTDGVTIAELALAPPLYVARAITAQRKARPLPAHERQAALVKAADVFTNGVIAGLDFDAYTVAASRISGVPISVTAAAARSVAEGVASAFAALEPARPSGATLEWRDVRSGGAVWARRGNVFAVLASGNGPGVHGLWPQALALGYRVAVRPSRREPLTAHRLVHALRHSGFRAHDAVYLPTDHRGADEIIRSADLAMVYGGQDVVDKYAGDATVFVNGPGRAKILITADQDWHDYLDVIVDSIADLGGLACVNATAVLYEGDPAPLAEAIAERLSTIDRDLLPVQTVDAATGLASGLTAVAAGTKALLGADQVVDPLGDGYAALRPAVHLLGQPDVSRLNVELPFPCVWVAPWSRADGIVPLRHSLVVSAITGDDDLVEDLLTEPTIANVYGGRHPTHYTAPEIPHDGFLADFVMRTKGMIRD
- a CDS encoding phenazine antibiotic biosynthesis protein, translating into MADTDFSLLDVPRPHPVDEPEAYLRAAVAWHFGEQTGSVFWLRAARSFDFDPLTDVNTFADLRLFPNLLSELRTEPVADLIPRGYGSPPPVPQIFESGGTTGAPKRTVQLPDWCAQVVQWQTEDFADGGFLRGQDFLCMMPSGPHGVGFFSRLVSERLGSVFHGIDLDPRWVKKLVARNAGSEMDGYVDHLVEQAVHVLTTQRVGNLHTTPPLLEAMARNDDVVNLLNEKIGFILLSGAHVDVDTLDLLASIFPDTTITMAFGSTMILSQAITRRVDGNGPFVFHPRSPYATFSVVDPDTGEQVPYGQRGQVIMNHVSKGMFLPNNLERDSAIRLPGLDGQIGDSLSEVRPVAAFEGEPVIEGVY
- a CDS encoding esterase/lipase family protein, with amino-acid sequence MASTPESVASQSTQVPDAANAAPPGHLLRTLEWRTGLEYASARLAMRRIASWQHGDGHPVLVLPGFLAGPLSTDFLRNVLRRWDYRVYDWGLGTNLGYRASMKESLPARLHHIRERNDGRRVSLVGWSAGGIYARELARGLPDDVRSVITLGSPFRGNHEASTAWRVWRLLNRGSGATESVSQRALDRRARPLSVPTTCIYSKSDGIVAWQCCTSVPAPQTENIEVRSSHLGYGHNVQTLSVIADRLAQPEDGWQPYRH
- a CDS encoding AMP-dependent synthetase/ligase: MAEKSANQANNLAQLFWQRVDKSRDREAFRFPENGDWTSVTWQQAAERVEALAAGLLSLGIEPEDRVGIASATRLEWILADLAILCAGAATTTVYPSTNAEDTGYILADSGSKVVFAEDDTQLDKLTERRSELSNLTKVVLIDGTSDDDWVITLDDLADQGAKYLAEHADCLQKVADEIKPEQLATLIYTSGTTGKPKGVRLPHKSWVYTGDVISGMGLLDENDLQLLWLPLAHAFGKVLIATQVACGFATAIDGRVDKIVENCGVVKPTFMGAAPRIFEKAYNKIITQQKGAKAVLFGWAFAVGKEVARRRREGKFVWPHLVLQQKLFDGLVFAKIRDVFGGRIRFFISGSAPLNRDVAEWFEAAGVLVLEGYGLTESSGAGFINRPDNYKLGTVGLPFEGTEVRISDAGEVQFRSDCVMAGYHHLDEATADTLKDGWLSTGDQGKLDDDGFLSITGRIKELFKLSNGKYVAPPAIEAKFATLCPYASQFMVFGEGKNFAAALVTLDEDSISGWAKDHGLEDKSYEELTKSDAVHDMIEEHVKKLNASLNRWETIKKWAVLDHDLSVDGGQLTPSLKVKRGVVAEQNKETLDGFYS
- a CDS encoding cation-translocating P-type ATPase yields the protein MRVPGVTALVGGVAGGAVHALQAGVQGVATTTNAVQTLTAPVFDTVTHSTARVLGSGRPNGKERASATVRWQSGRRVHLDLDPLLPFPRWHEHAAVVESPVRALPGVAAAHVEGALGRLVVEFAEDADTDVVLETVRDVVNSAASELSAAGREPQTRVAPFADPGNPLAVLVPLAALAFDALAVGAAVTGWVVKLPAAPKTTRAAAALLKDQPRVVAVLESRLGRVGTDLTLAAASAAANGMTQAVGTPLLNVVERVLQISEAEAHRRRWRDREPQLASPNRPQAPVVPVISSAGVAKAQSPQHNWAAAAAGEASHVVVDGSIDAAIDTAKGSMAGPVEEYVDSAANGSLIAAASALVAGGGPEDAAGAVLAGIPKAAHMGRQSFAAVLGRGLADDGQMILDPGALRRLDRVKVVVIDGAALRGDHRAVLHARGDVTGWDDDRVYEVADALLHSEQPPEPDPDELPANTARLRWLRAEGPSAAPAQGLEHADLVVDGETVGHVQVGWEVDPFAVPLLQIANRTGARVVLRHVAGTQDLAASVAASHPSGTPLLKLVRDLRADRGPVLLITALHRDFASTDTLAALAIADVGVALDDPKAATPWSADIITGTDLAAAVRILSALPAARQASESSVNLAKGGTTLAGLLLVTGNPQGPTNPVAIRRWLNPVNAAAASALVSGAFAATRVLRQPDPTPQPLTAWHALDPEIVYARLAGRTRPLAIEPGMAGWRRVLSDLSDSPMVSPLRGPAREAGRLLAATRAELSDPLTPILAVGAAASAILGSNVDALLVGGVMAVNALIGGSQRLRAEAAAAELFAEQEQFARRVVIPTVATARRRLEAARSAERLVTVNASALRPGDVIDLAAPDVVPADARLLVAEDLEVDESLLTGESVPVDKQVDPVAAADTERASMLFEGSTIVAGHARAIVVATGVGTAAHRAISAVIDVESSAGVQARLRELTAKVLPLTLAGGAAVSGLALLRRATLRQAVADGVAIAVAAVPEGLPLVATLSQLAAAQRLSTRGVLVRAPRTIEALGRVDTVCFDKTGTLTENRLRLVLSVPAATSPQGPFPGVADPEATRVLRAAARASSQPHEAQGHAHATDEAILKAAESYAGSTDPEWDLLAEVPFESSRGFAASIGTVDGDPKQPVLMLKGAPEVVLPRCTFADPQSDLDHAEALVHTLAEQGLRVLAVAKRSWDRATDDDATDADTVDVAAQGLELIGYVGLADTARPSARPLIEALVDADRDVVLITGDHPVTARAIARQLGLPADARVITGAELNGLDEDAAAKLVADVQVFARVSPEQKVQIVAALQRSGRVTAMVGDGANDAAAIRMADVGIGVSGRGSSAARGAADIVLTDDDLTVLLDTLVEGRGMWAGVRDAVTILVGGNVGEVLFTIIGTALGNGRAPVGTRQLLLVNLLTDMFPALAVAVTPQFEEPDADEYETEEEAVEARRAYQRSVLTGPTPSLDVPLMRQIITRGAVTAVGATSAWAIGRWTPGTQRRTSTMGLTALVTTQLAQTLLTRRHSPLVVATALGSSAVLVAIVQTPVVSHFFGCTPLGPVAWTGVAGATAGATALSVLAPNFLAKTAGMVQPELAEATADA